One Ignavibacterium album JCM 16511 genomic region harbors:
- a CDS encoding translocation/assembly module TamB domain-containing protein produces MPEEKKIATWRRVLRYIVNTMVYFVVGLIFLLMVVFGISQTNLFKEWLRDTLVETLNKEIKGNLSVEEIDGTIFTSLQIKNAFLTSLEKDTVISAGYIELRTSPLKLLFKNIYARHIELRDVNAKLVEEEDGELNLLKIFPSSEEPEDTTKSEFPFTITVSSLELNNINFSFQKYNLVGSTAYYPSMNFDDLRIKNLNLSLSAFADLNKYDYQLQLDKLSFEPNFTFFNLKNLSGRFLLTRNAAGIDNLNIETDDTELNLSAGITYVDFLENFSEEDLKTAPLRIDLDINKLNFNAISTFVPDLDMLGVDLNGKLSVTGTMNDLLVKKLELYTGKTSIVANVELKNLLGPDSLRINASLDNSYIFLPDVGTILKSQSSNDYKDFGLIKFNELKYNGTPNSFTSTFALESQKGKLRGKSYLDFSSYNMKYDAELFTENFDFSTFTGIPSRINSNLKIIGEGTDPETVNAKVQLDALNSSFGKLDINTFQINASAEDKRIRFELNLLSDTANVSLNGIVDYLNQNDPYHKIDGFVKNLNLGKLLNDESLNSNINISLDEEGRGFNPDSLDLFLITDIRNSFLSEYQIDSTRLILDVRRNDGGIKVINLVSDIADITLKGDFYITTLAKAFANESQLIINQIQDKIKPVLGLENNETTQVQVTSSVITNSVFYADILLDFKEFVPLRVNSNEIEIGGVITGKIKATPTNLDLTLNSNLDYLKLISPTNLVFLTESKLNVNLSNERKPDSTINTNIKVEFTSDRIYAGTNFYKFRLNMSYNNDMLQISSGGFIQNNLSYNLNARGKVTDDTLKLTFTDLNLIYKGIPVQNRNELRIFYSKGDFIFDNFVLDAARGKIIANGFFGESPDGKVTLSVKDVSSELISEKVLSLTPENYIHSNISIEGELTGSISNPVFNINSSMKDIVINDKKFGSLFAKFDYENNLLNTDIKIVDRTKGVTEPELSITGYIPLILSKSDTLSNPAKEMNLHVFSDNFNLASLGNLIPTLEIKSGSLETEIYLEGQIDNPIITGYLSFNSASVRSLFNNLVYNFDSKIYWDNEEISFESISLSNQLGTKNGGSIKGSGNVKLDKFSLSTAEFKFNGDLKVLDKISKEVNPNVYGDLAIQTRGDVTFEMNETQMNLNMPISVTDADLVFPLSKSAYSGAADFNYRWIDYDSSRSTIESQLDSLLLEFEKREFSKLATNGKRSFNYTIDVKLDTEAKIVVILSKELNQDLTAVLDGNVILTSVGGLQRTSGQFNLLEGSKLTFIKTFEASGNIKFENISNPLIDITATYKDYYTPVTESGTTEQEVAVKIKLKGPLSDLNQNFVKDPENIGVYIGAENIQKDQRDPTKGPSDAIFFIISGKFTDGATTQERNAVASVATDLAGSVLGGVLNQFVGDYVRSIQLRQVGTETKFSLIGKVGSFRYEIGGTTEVFQDLSRASVKINWPVSRRLLLKLERKESFVNQSVVNAELYNEIGLKYLFEF; encoded by the coding sequence TTGCCTGAAGAGAAAAAAATAGCAACCTGGCGTCGTGTCCTCCGATACATTGTAAACACAATGGTTTATTTTGTAGTCGGATTAATTTTTCTGCTGATGGTAGTATTTGGTATTTCTCAGACAAATCTCTTTAAGGAATGGCTACGCGATACCTTAGTTGAAACATTAAATAAAGAAATAAAAGGAAATCTTTCTGTAGAAGAAATTGATGGAACAATTTTCACTTCACTTCAGATAAAAAATGCTTTTCTAACATCATTGGAGAAAGATACTGTTATAAGCGCAGGTTATATTGAACTAAGAACAAGTCCGCTTAAACTTTTATTCAAGAATATTTATGCTCGTCATATTGAGCTGCGCGATGTGAATGCAAAACTTGTTGAAGAAGAAGATGGAGAATTAAATCTCCTGAAAATATTTCCTTCATCGGAAGAACCTGAAGATACGACTAAATCAGAATTCCCTTTTACAATTACCGTATCTTCGCTTGAACTTAACAATATAAATTTCTCTTTTCAGAAATATAATCTTGTTGGTAGCACTGCTTATTATCCTTCGATGAATTTTGATGACTTGAGAATCAAAAACCTGAACCTTTCACTTTCTGCATTTGCTGATTTGAATAAATATGATTATCAACTTCAACTCGATAAACTTTCATTCGAACCAAACTTTACATTCTTTAACCTCAAAAATTTATCAGGTAGATTTTTACTAACCAGAAATGCTGCCGGCATTGATAACCTTAATATTGAAACTGATGACACAGAGCTTAATCTATCTGCAGGTATTACTTATGTTGATTTCCTGGAAAACTTCTCTGAAGAAGATCTTAAAACTGCACCACTTCGTATTGATCTGGATATCAATAAATTAAATTTCAATGCGATCTCTACTTTTGTTCCTGATTTAGATATGCTTGGTGTAGATTTGAATGGTAAACTGAGTGTTACCGGAACAATGAATGATTTGCTTGTTAAAAAATTAGAACTTTATACAGGAAAAACTTCGATTGTTGCAAATGTCGAATTAAAAAATCTTCTCGGTCCGGATAGTTTAAGAATTAACGCTTCACTGGATAATTCATATATTTTTTTACCAGATGTCGGTACAATTCTTAAATCACAATCATCTAATGATTATAAAGATTTTGGTCTGATTAAGTTCAATGAATTAAAATACAATGGAACACCTAATTCATTTACTTCAACATTTGCACTCGAATCTCAAAAGGGGAAACTGAGAGGAAAATCCTATCTTGATTTCTCATCCTATAATATGAAATATGATGCAGAATTGTTCACTGAAAATTTTGATTTTTCTACTTTCACCGGAATTCCGAGCAGAATCAATTCTAATCTTAAAATTATTGGTGAGGGAACCGATCCCGAAACAGTTAATGCAAAAGTACAGTTAGATGCGTTAAACTCTTCATTTGGCAAACTGGATATTAACACTTTTCAGATTAATGCATCAGCAGAGGATAAAAGAATTCGGTTTGAGTTAAATCTATTATCAGACACTGCAAATGTTTCATTAAACGGCATTGTTGATTACTTAAATCAAAACGATCCTTATCATAAAATAGATGGTTTTGTTAAAAATCTTAATCTTGGAAAACTGCTTAATGATGAATCTTTAAATTCAAACATTAATATCAGTCTTGATGAAGAAGGTCGCGGATTTAATCCTGATAGTTTGGACTTATTTCTGATTACAGATATCCGAAATTCTTTCCTCAGTGAATATCAAATTGACAGCACAAGATTAATTCTTGATGTAAGAAGAAATGACGGAGGAATTAAAGTAATTAATTTAGTTTCTGATATTGCTGATATTACTCTGAAAGGGGATTTTTATATTACAACTTTAGCAAAAGCATTTGCAAATGAAAGTCAGTTAATTATAAATCAGATTCAGGATAAAATAAAACCTGTACTTGGGCTTGAAAATAATGAAACAACACAAGTTCAGGTAACTAGTTCTGTCATAACTAATTCTGTTTTTTATGCTGATATTCTTTTGGATTTCAAGGAGTTCGTTCCATTAAGAGTTAACAGCAATGAGATTGAAATCGGCGGAGTAATTACAGGGAAAATAAAAGCAACGCCAACAAATTTAGACTTAACTCTTAATTCCAATCTGGATTATCTGAAGTTAATCTCTCCTACAAATCTTGTCTTTCTAACCGAATCAAAATTAAATGTCAATCTTTCTAATGAAAGAAAACCCGATTCAACTATAAACACAAACATTAAAGTTGAATTTACTTCCGATAGAATCTATGCCGGTACAAATTTTTATAAGTTCAGATTGAATATGAGTTATAATAATGATATGCTTCAAATTTCTTCAGGTGGATTTATTCAGAACAATCTTAGTTACAATCTGAATGCACGCGGAAAAGTTACTGATGATACTCTTAAACTCACTTTTACTGATTTGAATCTTATCTATAAAGGCATTCCTGTTCAGAATAGAAATGAACTGAGAATATTTTACTCGAAAGGCGATTTTATTTTTGATAATTTTGTTCTTGATGCAGCAAGAGGGAAAATAATTGCAAACGGATTTTTTGGTGAAAGTCCTGATGGTAAGGTTACGCTAAGTGTTAAGGATGTAAGCAGTGAACTGATAAGTGAAAAAGTCCTTTCACTCACTCCTGAAAATTATATTCACTCTAATATAAGCATTGAAGGTGAGTTAACAGGCAGCATATCAAATCCTGTTTTTAATATTAATTCTTCTATGAAAGATATTGTTATCAATGATAAAAAATTTGGTTCGCTCTTTGCAAAATTTGATTATGAAAATAACCTGCTAAACACCGATATAAAAATTGTAGATAGAACAAAAGGAGTTACTGAACCTGAACTTTCGATAACCGGCTATATACCATTAATCCTTTCAAAGTCCGACACTCTCAGCAACCCTGCTAAAGAAATGAACTTGCATGTTTTTTCGGATAATTTCAATCTGGCTTCTCTTGGAAATCTTATTCCAACACTTGAAATAAAAAGCGGTTCTCTTGAAACAGAAATTTATCTTGAAGGACAAATTGATAATCCAATCATTACCGGTTATCTGTCTTTCAATTCTGCTTCAGTCAGGTCGCTGTTTAACAATCTTGTTTACAACTTTGATTCGAAAATTTATTGGGACAACGAAGAAATCTCTTTTGAAAGCATTTCGCTCAGTAATCAGTTAGGTACAAAGAACGGCGGTTCTATTAAAGGAAGTGGTAATGTTAAGCTGGATAAATTTTCGTTATCAACCGCAGAGTTTAAATTTAATGGTGATTTGAAAGTACTTGATAAAATATCAAAAGAGGTCAATCCTAATGTTTACGGAGATCTTGCGATTCAGACCAGAGGTGATGTAACTTTTGAAATGAATGAAACTCAGATGAATCTGAATATGCCAATCAGCGTTACGGACGCTGACCTTGTTTTCCCACTTTCAAAATCAGCATATTCCGGTGCTGCTGATTTCAATTACAGATGGATTGATTATGACAGCTCAAGAAGCACAATCGAATCTCAGCTTGATAGTTTGTTACTTGAATTTGAAAAACGGGAATTCTCAAAACTTGCAACAAATGGTAAAAGAAGTTTCAACTACACAATTGATGTTAAGCTCGATACAGAAGCAAAAATTGTTGTGATACTTTCAAAAGAACTTAACCAGGATTTGACTGCAGTATTAGATGGAAATGTTATTCTCACATCTGTTGGTGGACTTCAGCGAACAAGTGGTCAGTTTAATCTTCTCGAGGGTTCCAAGCTTACTTTCATTAAAACTTTTGAAGCAAGTGGTAACATTAAATTTGAAAATATCAGTAATCCGCTGATTGACATAACTGCAACATATAAAGATTACTATACTCCTGTGACTGAAAGCGGGACTACAGAACAGGAAGTAGCAGTAAAAATAAAATTAAAAGGACCGCTCAGCGATCTAAATCAGAATTTTGTAAAAGATCCTGAAAACATCGGAGTTTATATCGGAGCTGAAAATATTCAGAAAGATCAGAGAGATCCAACCAAAGGACCATCCGATGCCATATTCTTCATTATCTCAGGAAAATTTACTGACGGAGCAACAACTCAGGAAAGAAATGCAGTTGCTTCGGTTGCTACTGATCTTGCCGGTTCCGTTTTAGGTGGAGTATTGAATCAATTCGTTGGTGATTATGTTAGAAGCATACAATTAAGACAAGTTGGTACTGAAACAAAATTTAGTCTTATTGGCAAGGTTGGCAGTTTCAGATATGAAATCGGTGGAACAACAGAAGTATTTCAGGATCTTAGCAGAGCAAGCGTAAAGATAAACTGGCCTGTTTCCAGAAGACTTTTGCTGAAACTAGAAAGAAAAGAATCGTTTGTTAATCAATCTGTTGTGAATGCCGAACTTTATAATGAAATCGGTTTGAAATATTTATTTGAATTCTAA
- the rnr gene encoding ribonuclease R → MKKELKAFFRKNPGRSFKAKEIARHLNANSDHQYEALKSALNKLYDEKFLTRTGKRFKLNQIPSTNKITGTLELTEGGYGFVIPDNRKLSDIFIAARNLGTAFDGDKVEVILFAKQKGRNLEGQIVNVLSRKRKEYVGILKKEKSLYYITPDEPSIHRDIYIDPQKLYSAKVGDKVVVGNLLWESPTQNPIGEIIEVLGKPGSLDTEITSIAKEFGLKYRFPANVVNESEEIVFEITTNDLKQRIDFRQKNVITIDPEDAKDFDDALSIEKNEKGNFIVGIHIADVSHYVDYDSYLDQEAQQRGNSVYLVGRVIPMLPENLSNNICSLVPNEDRLTYSVIVEMTPRGRIVDYQIKKTVINSKRRFNYDEVQKIIETGEGDFAEDILNLDTLAKILRRKRMKEGSFDFNTLEVKFKLDEYGIPLEAYIKSMKDSNMLVEEFMLLANKIVAQHIALPKRGEAKPFVYRVHDLPDQEKIMEFVRFVKSLGYQVSQNLIKKTSEFQKLLDQVKGKEEEPLINELAIRSMAKAFYSPTNIGHYGLGFKYYTHFTSPIRRYSDLLVHRLLFKYIENPQLPGYTLEELEEICEHISACERTAMEAERYSVKLKQVELLSNRVGDEFHAIISGVVHFGIFVKITDILAEGLIRLRNLDDDFYIYDEKKYAIIGKRTKKMYRLGDKVIVKLVRVNEERLELDFLIVE, encoded by the coding sequence ATGAAAAAAGAATTAAAAGCATTCTTCAGAAAAAATCCCGGCAGATCTTTCAAAGCAAAAGAAATTGCCAGACACTTAAATGCAAACTCTGATCATCAGTATGAAGCATTAAAAAGCGCATTGAATAAACTTTATGATGAAAAATTTCTCACACGAACCGGCAAGAGATTCAAGCTTAATCAAATACCTTCAACAAATAAAATAACTGGCACACTCGAGTTGACTGAAGGTGGTTATGGATTCGTGATTCCGGATAACCGCAAACTAAGCGACATTTTTATCGCTGCCAGGAATCTTGGAACCGCATTCGATGGTGATAAAGTTGAAGTTATACTTTTTGCAAAACAGAAAGGAAGAAATCTTGAAGGTCAGATTGTTAATGTTCTTTCAAGAAAGCGTAAAGAATATGTTGGAATTCTTAAAAAAGAAAAATCACTTTATTACATCACTCCTGACGAACCTTCAATCCATCGTGATATTTATATAGACCCACAAAAACTTTACTCAGCAAAAGTAGGTGATAAAGTTGTTGTCGGAAATCTTCTGTGGGAATCTCCAACACAGAATCCAATCGGAGAAATTATTGAAGTACTTGGAAAACCAGGTTCGCTTGATACGGAAATAACTTCAATTGCAAAAGAGTTCGGGTTGAAATACCGGTTTCCGGCAAATGTAGTAAATGAATCTGAAGAAATTGTCTTTGAAATTACTACGAATGACTTGAAACAAAGAATTGACTTCCGACAGAAGAATGTAATAACAATTGATCCCGAAGATGCAAAAGATTTTGATGATGCATTATCAATTGAGAAAAATGAAAAAGGAAATTTCATTGTTGGAATTCACATTGCAGATGTTTCCCACTATGTTGATTATGATTCATATCTTGATCAGGAAGCTCAGCAAAGAGGAAACAGTGTTTATCTCGTTGGCAGGGTTATACCAATGCTTCCTGAAAATCTTTCCAACAACATTTGTTCACTTGTTCCCAATGAAGACCGTCTTACTTATTCTGTAATTGTTGAAATGACTCCGAGAGGAAGAATTGTTGATTATCAGATAAAAAAGACCGTCATCAATTCTAAAAGAAGATTTAATTATGATGAAGTTCAGAAAATAATTGAGACAGGTGAAGGAGATTTCGCTGAAGATATACTGAACCTTGATACGCTTGCTAAAATATTAAGACGCAAGCGAATGAAAGAAGGAAGTTTTGATTTTAATACTCTCGAAGTAAAATTTAAACTTGATGAATATGGCATACCACTTGAAGCTTACATTAAGTCCATGAAAGACAGTAATATGCTTGTTGAAGAGTTTATGCTTCTTGCCAACAAAATTGTTGCACAACATATTGCTTTACCCAAAAGAGGAGAAGCAAAACCATTTGTTTATCGTGTTCACGATTTGCCTGATCAGGAAAAGATTATGGAGTTCGTAAGATTTGTTAAATCACTTGGTTATCAGGTTAGTCAGAACTTAATTAAAAAAACCAGTGAGTTTCAGAAGTTACTTGATCAGGTGAAAGGGAAAGAAGAAGAGCCACTAATCAATGAACTTGCAATTCGTTCAATGGCAAAAGCATTTTATTCACCGACAAATATCGGACATTATGGATTAGGATTTAAATATTACACGCACTTTACTTCACCAATCAGAAGATATAGTGATTTGCTTGTTCACAGACTTTTGTTCAAATATATTGAAAATCCACAACTGCCTGGCTATACTCTTGAAGAACTTGAAGAAATTTGTGAACATATCTCTGCTTGTGAAAGAACAGCAATGGAAGCCGAAAGATATTCGGTTAAACTTAAGCAGGTTGAATTATTGTCAAATCGTGTGGGAGATGAATTTCACGCTATCATTTCTGGTGTAGTTCATTTTGGAATCTTTGTGAAAATCACTGATATTCTTGCAGAAGGACTTATCAGATTGAGAAATTTAGATGATGATTTTTACATTTATGATGAAAAGAAATATGCTATAATCGGAAAGAGAACTAAAAAAATGTATAGACTTGGAGATAAAGTAATTGTTAAACTTGTAAGAGTAAATGAAGAAAGACTTGAATTGGACTTTCTCATTGTTGAATAA